The Solea solea chromosome 19, fSolSol10.1, whole genome shotgun sequence genome has a window encoding:
- the rab11fip1b gene encoding trichohyalin: MSFADPQWCPTSVQVTVLQARGLRSKGKSGTNDAYAVMQVGKEKFQTSVVEKSVAPVWKEEATFDLSQSGGGGKGTLHVHVLHRALVGPDKPLGHAVVDLLCLSEDKTRNKTEWFKLLDKTGKADKDRGEVLLDIQFMRNNMTASMFDLSAAGKSRSRLGKFKDKVRGKKKESDAVSGVVPSFNQVLTDSEEEANDEEAAGKDEKKKKHKMKSLFSSKSNLQRNMSQSMSVLPAKTSSLSRSQSSGLNVDSSEGKKKFKFKIHKRLSSSDGKDSSSGLQKHGGTAEQSNLCINGSHVYCDGSNFSLSSSGHGSMEDVPGSSPPSVNSLKAVTQYSPWTEEEEEEETAEVENITEDVDEEQISKEKNGEEERMRMQEEALEKMAEETRRREEEEIKRIEEEKVKEEERARRGEERERLAEEKRRHEEQERKRNEEEEERQREERMKKEGERRRLEEERQLAQEARRKEEERQAEEEKVRKEEEERVFREEERRRREEEEKAIREEEQECARLAEEKRRLEEQERKRIEEEEKIRIEEESRREEEHQLAEENRRMEEMRAEEDRVRREEERRRKEEEEMARRQEEAREMKRKLEEEERRWQEEQEKNRREEEKRLEEEERARKEREEHERLVREEKERQRIEAEEQIKREVEERIRMEDERREEQERVKRDEEQEEKKRLEEQERRRIEEDEKRQREEEERRRQEEEDRVKKENEEFERLAEEKRRVEEQERRLKDEERIRKEERRRREEEEMERLAEEKRRREEQEEKIQREEEQRFRRAKKEEEEARKLITDAEEPKNQSKTKHGHKSTMEKSAVAAQSAADVTSTNPFDENLPNNPFEDVPRSPTAAEGNAAMSSVQQGCQIAVSSEGGKSISMDEKDLINAQREKRPAPPPPGRNIAESRREQDVALQHLAQNNKQSNDKDVKTASVLPQRSVQLIAPLSQSHLIQRSPTKGTESAGKHGKRLAPSRPRSAEEESSSESKRVSSSRGNISQGRGSQTKPVPVTCGLNPFVDDDDEVTLRDDTPTPGDTRSTQRPPPVSRATDESKLKSSKVTHAPAPPPTISSTLIHPNTDSCHAMDTTVVPAPDKGANQACGPQPEATLSVQSTSLKEPVRSQSTAEVTGVKKEAPPTSSRRLLPVRPLNPLEQKSVSTVPGGKSHKSVGIFSDVQEKTKITPDSGLKGPYSQLTREELVSLLQKQENQMSERDKKISELEQYIDKLLVRVIEEQPSILMSMNSFK, translated from the exons ATGGTTTAAGTTACTGGACAAGACTGGCAAggcagacaaagacagaggagaggtgctTCTGGACATCCAGTtcatgagaaacaacatgacTGCCAGCATGTTCGATCTCTCTGCTGCCGGCAAGTCCCGCTCCCGCTTGGGCAAGTTCAAGGACAAAGTGCGCGGCAAGAAAAAGGAGTCCGACGCTGTGTCTGGTGTGGTGCCGTCCTTCAATCAGGTCCTCACcgacagtgaggaggaggcaAACGACGAGGAAGCTGCGGGGAAggacgagaagaagaagaaacataagATGAAGTCACTGTTTTCTTCCAAATCCAACCTGCAGAGAAACATGTCCCAGTCCATGTCTGTTCTGCCTGCCAAAACCTCCTCGTTAAGCAGAAGCCAATCGTCTGGTCTGAATGTGGATTCCTCTGAGG GTAAAAAGAAGTTTAAGTTCAAGATACATAAACGCTTGAGCAGCTCGGATGGGAAAGATTCCTCTTCTGGACTCCAAAAACACGGCGGGACAGCGGAGCAGAGCAACCTATGCATTaatggcagccatgtttactGTGACGGATCAAACTTCAGTCTGTCCAGTTCAGGTCATGGATCCATGGAGGATGTCCCTGGAAGCTCCCCTCCATCTGTTAATTCACTTAAAGCAGTGACACAATATTCTCCTTGgactgaagaagaggaggaggaggaaactgcTGAGGTAGAAAACATAACGGAGGATGTGGATGAGGAACAGATTAGCAAGGAGAAGAATGGGGAAGAAGAAAGGATGAGGATGCAAGAAGAAGCACTAGAGAAGATGGctgaggagacaaggagacgagaggaagaagaaataaagaggATTGAAGAGGAAAAGgtaaaggaagaggagagggctaGAAGAGGGGAAGAGCGTGAGCGATTagcagaggaaaagagaagacatgaggaacaagaaagaaagagaaatgaggaagaagaagaacggcaaagagaggaaaggatGAAGAAGGAAGGGGAAAGAAGGAGACTTGAGGAGGAGCGACAATTGGCACAGGAGgcgagaagaaaagaagaagaaagacaagcTGAGGAAGAGAAGGTTagaaaggaggaagaggaaagagtttttagggaggaagagaggaggagacgagaggaagaggagaaagctATAAGAGAGGAAGAACAAGAATGTGCACGATTagcagaggaaaagaggagaCTAGAggaacaagaaagaaagagaattgaggaagaagaaaagattAGGATCGAGGAGGAAAGTCGACGAGAGGAAGAACATCAGTTGGCAGAGGAAAACAGGCGAATGGAAGAAATGAGAGCTGAGGAAGATAGAGttaggagggaggaagagagaaggagaaaagaggaagaagaaatggCGAGAAGACAAGAGGAAGCACGTGAGATGAAGAGGAaactagaggaggaggagaggagatggcAGGAAGAACAGGAAAAGAataggagagaagaggagaaaagactagaggaagaggagagggctaGGAAGGAAAGGGAAGAACATGAGAGATTggtgagagaggagaaagaaaggcAGAGGATTGAGGCTGAAGAGCAAATTAAAAGGGAGGTAGAAGAAAGGATTAGGATGGAGgatgagaggagggaagagcaGGAGAGGGTAAAGAGGGATGAAGaacaagaggaaaagaagagactggaggagcaggaaaggAGGCGAATTGAAGAAGACGAAAAAAGGCaaagggaggaagaagaaaggaggagacaagaggaagaggacagggTTAAGAAGGAAAATGAAGAATTTGAAAGATTggcagaagaaaagaggagagtgGAAGAACAAGAGAGAAGACTGAAAGACGAGGAGAGAAttaggaaggaggagaggaggaggagagaagaggaagaaatggAAAGATTggcagaagaaaagaggagacgagaggaacAAGAAGAGAAAATTCAaagggaggaagagcagaggtTTCGGAGGGcgaagaaagaagaggaagaggccaGGAAGTTAATAACGGATGCAGAAGAACCGAAAaaccaaagcaaaacaaaacatggacacaagtcTACCATGGAGAAATCTGCAGTAGCTGCACAGAGCGCTGCTGACGTCACCTCCACTAACCCGTTTGATGAAAACCTCCCAAATAATCCCTTTGAAGATGTCCCACGTTCTCCTACTGCAGCTGAAGGCAACGCGGCCATGTCAAGCGTCCAACAGGG gtgtcAAATTGCTGTGTCATCGGAGGGAGGCAAGAGCATTTCCATGGATGAGAAGGACCTGATTAATGCTCAGCGGGAGAAGCGTCCAGCTCCTCCGCctccaggaaggaatatagcgGAGAGTCGGAGGGAGCAGGATGTAGCTTTGCAGCATCTGGCACAAAATAACAAGCAGAGTAATGACAAAGATGTCAAGACTGCCAGTGTTCTCCCTCAGCGTTCGGTACAATTGATCGCTCCTCTGAGTCAGTCTCACTTAATACAAAGGAGCCCCACCAAAGGAACTGAAAGTGCTGGTAAACACGGTAAGCGCCTTGCACCGTCTCGACCTCGTTCTGCAGAGGAAGAGTCATCGTCTGAATCCAAAAGAGTCTCGTCTTCTCGTGGCAACATTTCCCAGGGACGTGGCTCACAGACAAAACCAGTCCCTGTCACCTGTGGCTTGAATCCATTTGTAGATGATGACGATGAGGTCACACTTCGAGATGATACACCAACCCCTGGTGACACGAGATCAACACAGCGGCCCCCACCTGTGTCCCGCGCTACTGATGAATCAAAACTGAAATCTTCAAAAGTCACCCATGCGCCTGCCCCTCCGCCTACCATTTCAAGCACTTTAATTCATCCAAACACTGACAGTTGCCATGCTATGGATACAACAGTTGTGCCTGCACCCGATAAAGGTGCAAACCAGGCATGTGGCCCACAGCCAGAGGCCACGCTCTCCGTTCAGAGCACTTCACTGAAAGAGCCTGTGAGATCACAGAGCACTGCAGAGGTAACAGGAGTGAAGAAAGAAGCCCCTCCTACAAGTTCACGCAG GCTTCTCCCTGTAAGGCCACTTAATCCTCTGGAACAAAAGTCTGTCTCCACCGTTCCAGGGGGTAAAAGTCACAAATCCGTTGGAATCTTTAGTGACGTTCAAGAGAAAACAaag ATAACGCCTGATTCGGGGCTTAAAGGGCCGTATTCCCAGCTAACTCGAGAGGAacttgtgtccctgctgcagAAACAGGAGAACCAGATGTCTGAGAGAGACAAAAAGATATCAGAGCTGGAACAATACATTGACAAATTGCTTGTACGTGTCATAGAAGAACAACCAAGCATCCTGATGTCCATGAACTCATTCAAGTAG
- the brf2 gene encoding transcription factor IIIB 50 kDa subunit translates to MSRSALRCPGCDSSNIIDDDLYAQVQLVCVDCGAVVSEGSLADEHVEGSGVNFVRAVTSAKKPCPNLIKGLQRVKVICQTLRVHSGIENLSQSHYQQAYQHDSFINVSLQKKDVLAGCSVLVSCRLLNWPITMGTIGCLVDADLEMVGAVYREMVKILNIVAPIINVTDVMEAHVQEYKISSLHVPEDLAENPKDLTKRAVALVELAADTWIVTGRRPIPIMMAAIYLAWQSLKPTKQRLKFSLDKFCQIAKVNKHRPAMKRIAEMKEVLCKLGKEIPWVSEAVTADNIVLHVADVLQHRYTLLKRAQRSHEKAQLDNCEVSCGDSQTEDGGAPSQISDFVKETSNSTSVEQWEPHSEQGNGCDNTCTVSDPHGDSQQSQGPASNWGKRVLFAPPCVVNAKRRRVEQPELKDVTGDEEISDSEIDSYIRTPKEVRDFALNQKMLSVLKSQKS, encoded by the exons ATGTCTCGCTCGGCTCTGAGATGCCCGGGCTGCGACTCGTCAAACATCATAGACGATGATTTGTACGCGCAGGTACAGCTGGTGTGTGTGGACTGCGGCGCCGTGGTGTCAGAAGGATCACTGGCTGACGAACACGTCGAAGGATCAG GCGTTAACTTCGTCCGAGCCGTGACTTCAGCCAAAAAGCCGTGTCCAAACCTGATAAAAG GCCTGCAGCGTGTAAAAGTCATTTGTCAGACTCTCAGGGTCCACAGTGGAATTGAGAATCTCTCACAGTCTCATTACCAGCAGGCCTATCAGCATGACAGTTTCATCAATGTGAGCCTCCAAAAGAAAGATGTTCTCGCTGGTTGCTCTGTGCTCGTGAGCTGCCGACTGCTTAACTGGCCCATTACCATGGGAACCATCGGCTGCCTGGTGGATGCTGATCTGGAGATGGTGGGAGCCGTTTATAGAGAGATGGTCAAGATTCTCAACATTGTGGCTCCAATTATTAACGTCACAGATGTGATGGAGGCCCACGTTCAGGA GTATAAAATCAGTTCTCTTCATGTTCCTGAGGATCTGGCTGAGAACCCCAAAGACTTGACCAAACGAGCCGTAGCTCTGGTGGAGCTGGCAGCAGACACCTGGATTGTGACTGGCCGGAGGCCCATTCCCATCATGATGGCTGCAATCTATTTGGCTTGGCAGTCCTTGAAACCCACCAAGCAGCGACTCAAATTCTCCTTGGACAAATTCTGTCAGATTGCCAAAGTGAATAAGCATAGGCCAGCTATGAAGAGAATTGCCGAGATGAAGGAGGTGCTGTGTAAGCTGGGTAAGGAGATTCCCTGGGTCAGTGAAGCAGTTACTGCAGATAATATTGTTTTGCATGTGGCGGATGTTCTGCAGCACAGGTACACGCTGTTAAAGAGGGCACAGAGGAGCCATGAGAAAGCTCAGCTGGACAATTGTGAAGTCAGTTGTGGGGACTCTCAAACCGAGGACGGCGGAGCTCCCTCCCAGATCTCTGACTTTGTAAAAGAAACTTCAAATTCAACCTCTGTGGAACAATGGGAACCACATTCTGAACAAGGAAACGGATGCGACAACACGTGCACAGTGTCTGATCCACACGGTGACAGTCAGCAAAGCCAAGGTCCCGCATCCAACTGGGGTAAGAGAGTGCTGTTTGCTCCCCCATGTGTGGTCAATGCtaagaggaggagagtggagcAGCCAGAGCTGAAAGATGTCACCGGTGATGAAGAAATCTCCGACAGTGAAATCGACTCTTACATTCGCACTCCGAAAGAAGTGAGAGACTTTGCTCTGAATCAGAAGATGCTGTCTGTGTTGAAAAGTCAGAAATCATAA
- the LOC131446406 gene encoding prolactin-releasing peptide receptor-like, with the protein MEENRSSLAGGAHPSVSGGQMDGHVYEVAVQSNSTNHSSQFADVALLQRFKPLIIPCYVLVVVVGVFGNYLLLYVICRTRKMHSVTNFFIGNLAFSDMLMCVSCVPFTLAYAFNPHGWVFGRSMCYLVFLIQPVTVYVSVFTLTAIAVDRYYATVHPLKKRTTVGMCASVLCGIWLLSCGLVAPAVMHTYHVEFKEEGFTICEEFWLGQEKERRAYAYSTLLVTYVLPLSAVFVSYLCITVKLRKCVAPGHRTQDQAGAQQARKRKIFRLVALLVSAFAVCWLPIHVFNVLRDIDIHLINKRYFLLIQLLCHLCAMSSSCCNPFLYAWLHDHFRTELRKMFKCQCRHRIGMPANHCAASVVL; encoded by the exons ATGGAGGAGAATCGCAGCAGCCTGGCTGGAGGTGCACACCCGTCTGTGTCGGGGGGACAGATGGACGGACACGTCTATGAGGTTGCAGTACAGAGCAACTCCACTAATCACAGCTCTCAGTTTGCAGATGTGGCTCTGCTGCAAAGGTTCAAGCCTCTCATCATCCCCTGTTATGTgcttgtggtggtggtgggtgtcTTTGGGAATTACCTGTTGCTCTATGTCATCTGCCGAACCAGAAAGATGCACAGTGTCACCAACTTCTTCATCGGGAATCTGGCCTTCTCTGACATGCTcatgtgtgtgtcctgtgtcccTTTCACTCTCGCATACGCCTTCAATCCACATGGTTGGGTCTTTGGCCGATCAATGTGTTATCTTGTGTTCCTCATCCAGCCCGTCACAGTCTACGTTTCAGTCTTCACACTTACTGCTATCGCCGTCGACAG ATATTATGCAACCGTTCATCCCTTGAAGAAGCGCACCACTGTGGGCATGTGTGCGTCTGTCCTCTGTGGCATATGGCTGCTGTCGTGTGGGCTGGTGGCTCCTGCAGTGATGCACACCTATCACGTGGAGTTCAAGGAAGAAGGCTTCACCATCTGTGAGGAGTTCTGGCTGGgacaggagaaggagagacGTGCTTATGCATACAGCACCCTGCTGGTCACATACGTCCTGCCTTTGtctgctgtctttgtctcttaTCTCTGCATCACTGTCAAACTGAGGAAATGTGTTGCGCCGGGCCACAGGACACAAGACCAGGCCGGCGCTCAACAGGCCCGCAAGAGAAAGATCTTTCGCTTGGTCGCACTGTTGGTGTCCGCCTTTGCAGTGTGCTGGCTCCCTATCCATGTGTTCAATGTGCTGCGAGACATAGACATTCACCTCATCAACAAGCGCTATTTTTTGCTGATACAGCTGCTGTGCCACCTATGTGCCATGAGCTCATCTTGTTGTAACCCCTTCCTCTACGCGTGGCTGCACGACCACTTTCGCACCGAGTTGCGGAAGATGTTCAAGTGCCAGTGCCGTCATCGCATCGGCATGCCCGCCAATCACTGTGCCGCCAGTGTGGTCCTGTAA